A portion of the Vespula vulgaris chromosome 14, iyVesVulg1.1, whole genome shotgun sequence genome contains these proteins:
- the LOC127068937 gene encoding protein archease-like has translation MDLTNEDLTIPPVKYEYLDHTADVQLHAWGESLEEAFEQCAIAMYGYMTDLRRVEITDIHHVEVEGHDIQSLLFQFLNELLFVFSAESYLVAKKVKINEFDRENFKIKATIYGEEFNIRKHTQEAEVKAITYSAMQILDQPDVERPEVFVIVDI, from the exons ATGGACTTGACGAACGAAGATCTTACGATTCCACCGGTTAAATACGAAT aTCTTGATCATACGGCCGACGTACA ATTACATGCCTGGGGAGAAAGTTTGGAGGAAGCATTCGAACAATGTGCAATAGCAATGTACGGATATATGACCGATTTACGTCGTGTCGAGATAACAGATATTCATCATGTCGAAGTTGAAGGACACGATATACAAAGTCTattgtttcaatttttaaacgaattattgTTCGTCTTCAGTGCTGAGTCATATCTTGTCGCTAAG AAGGTCAAAATCAACGAATTTGATCGTGAAAACTTCAAAATCAAAGCGACCATATATGGCGAAGAATTCAACATACGTAAACATACTCAAGAAGCCGAAGTAAAGGCAATTACTTATTCAGCTATGCAGATTTTAGATCAACCCGACGTCGAACGTCCTGAGGTTTTCGTCATCGTTGACATATAA
- the LOC127068919 gene encoding transcription factor E2F2 isoform X2 produces the protein MPRVRRQVVLEDPARPVTPDMMETKLLKTEYLDDGSLDEIQSQKVAEETPSPHLQDHQYGQTPCYQVSRKPTQPPPRTEISVQAVKRRLNLEVGTTGASHSTFKAPRGKRRRSGSNSIAGHTPTKSKTVERTRYDTSLSLLTKKFIHLVESSQDGVVDLNVASEKLEVQKRRIYDITNVLEGIGILEKKSKNNIQWKGGQLPNDRNDIATLRKELADLEAKENTLDRLIHGADKNLRELCADRQYAYVTYHDLRSVPMYKDQAIMAVKAPPEATLHVPQPINSLGQQKLQMHMRSSHGEIEVFLCPDDPTVKSPTPGYATTPTPTPTPTPTPTPTSTPPTTTTTTTRSVPSVKESEVPYLPPELLVNGVTEVRVKQEPNPEVSVLNSCTSMPSTSNEVTTSIAGMRDALLCESDDYGPMGGGKFQLQTEDQIDATDLSILDFGEHLLSLEPPLSESDYSFSLGTEEGLSDLFDYTF, from the exons atgccACGAGTACGAAGACAGGTCGTCCTGGAGGACCCGGCCAGGCCTGTAACGCCGGATATGATGGAAACAAAGTTGT TGAAAACAGAATATCTGGACGATGGCTCGTTAGACGAGATACAGTCGCAAAAGGTAGCAGAAGAAACGCCGAGTCCTCATTTGCAGGATCATCAATATGGACAAACTCCTTGCTATCAAGTATCCAGGAAGCCAACTCAACCACCACCTAGAACCGAG ATATCGGTACAGGCGGTTAAAAGAAGACTGAATTTGGAGGTTGGAACAACGGGAGCTAGTCATTCTACGTTCAAAGCACCTAGAGGTAAACGTAGAAGATCTGGATCAAATTCTATAGCCGGTCATACGCCTACGAAAA GTAAAACTGTGGAAAGAACACGTTACGACACATCGTTGAGTTTACTTACGAAAAAGTTCATACACTTGGTCGAAAGTAGTCAAGATGGTGTAGTCGATTTAAACGTAGCGTCTGAAAAGTTGGAGGTACAAAAGCGTCGTATATACGATATCACGAATGTATTAGAAGGCATTGGAATtttagagaagaaaagtaaaaacaatATACAATGGAA gGGTGGTCAGCTACCCAACGACAGGAACGATATCGCTACGCTAAGGAAAGAATTAGCGGACTTAGAAGCTAAAGAGAATACCCTAGATCGATTAATACATGGTGCTGATAAAAATCTTAGGGAACTCTGTGCGGATAGGCAATATGCTTACGTAACGTATCATGATTTACGTTCAGTCCCAATGTACAAAGACCAAGCGATAATGGCGGTTAAGGCACCACCAGAAGCTACTCTTCATGTCCCTCAACCTATTAACAGTCTCGGTCAACAGAAG ctaCAAATGCACATGAGGTCGTCACACGGAGAAATCGAAGTATTTCTATGCCCAGACGATCCAACTGTTAAATCTCCTACTCCTGGGTATGCGACGACACCAACACCgacaccaacaccaacaccgACACCGACACCAACATCAACACCaccgacaacaacgacgacgacgacgcgatCCGTGCCTTCTGTAAAAGAATCGGAAGTACCTTATCTCCCTCCGGAACTTTTAGTCAACGGAGTTACCGAAGTTCGTGTCAAACAAGAACCTAATCCGGAAGTTAGTGTTCTAAATAGTTGTACGAGTATGCCGTCTACGTCGAACGAGGTTACTACCAGTATAGCGGGTATGAGGGACGCATTGCTCTGCGAATCGGATGATTATGGACCAATGGGCGGTGGCAAGTTCCAGCTTCAAACAGAGGACCAAATTGACGCTACAG ATTTAAGCATTCTCGATTTTGGGGAACACCTGCTATCTTTGGAGCCACCATTATCTGAAAGTGACTACTCGTTCTCGTTAGGCACAGAGGAGGGTCTATCGGATCTCTTCGATTACACGTTCTAG
- the LOC127068935 gene encoding 39S ribosomal protein L41, mitochondrial, translating into MASSCLILQRGISTSCVNYGKRNFRKFLLLNKRGSRDFKKKQATDPYPEYPIDKRGVRDTGVLVENRWIHIPEMVPELIVPSLEGFTLKPYVSYKAEGISQGEYTARDLFNEVYAKKIQEDFNKQELHPNGDSMNPSEYEKLTPQEAADRAKRTGTDIFCEDGYKDSTVS; encoded by the exons atggCTTCTTCATGTTTGATTTTACAACGAGGTATCTCAACTTCGTGTGTTAATTATGGAAAGCGTaattttcgtaaatttttaCTTCTTAATAAACGAGGTAGTCgagatttcaaaaaaaagcAAGCTACAGATCCTTATCCGGAATATCCAATAGACA AAAGGGGAGTGAGGGATACAGGTGTCTTGGTAGAAAATAGATGGATTCATATACCAGAAATGGTACCTGAACTTATTGTCCCATCTTTAGAAGGTTTTACTTTGAAACCGTACGTATCATATAAGGCAGAGGGTATTAGTCAAGGAGAATATACCGCTAGAGATCTTTTTAACGAGGTATATGCTAAAAAGATTCAAGaggattttaataaacaagaaTTGCATCCCAACGGAGATTCTATGAATCCCAGTGAATATGAAAAACTTACTCCACAAGAAGCAGCAGACCGTGCTAAAAGAACTGGTACTGATATCTTTTGTGAAGATGGATATAAAGACAGTACTGTTTCCTAA
- the LOC127068919 gene encoding transcription factor E2F2 isoform X3 has translation MPRVRRQVVLEDPARPVTPDMMETKLLKTEYLDDGSLDEIQSQKVAEETPSPHLQDHQYGQTPCYQVSRKPTQPPPRTEQISVQAVKRRLNLEVGTTGASHSTFKAPRGKRRRSGSNSIAGHTPTKSKTVERTRYDTSLSLLTKKFIHLVESSQDGVVDLNVASEKLEVQKRRIYDITNVLEGIGILEKKSKNNIQWKGGQLPNDRNDIATLRKELADLEAKENTLDRLIHGADKNLRELCADRQYAYVTYHDLRSVPMYKDQAIMAVKAPPEATLHVPQPINSLGQQKLQMHMRSSHGEIEVFLCPDDPTVKSPTPGYATTPTPTPTPTPTPTPTSTPPTTTTTTTRSVPSVKESEVPYLPPELLVNGVTEVRVKQEPNPEVSVLNSCTSMPSTSNEVTTSIAGMRDALLCESDDYGPMGGGKFQLQTEDQIDATDMNNNDK, from the exons atgccACGAGTACGAAGACAGGTCGTCCTGGAGGACCCGGCCAGGCCTGTAACGCCGGATATGATGGAAACAAAGTTGT TGAAAACAGAATATCTGGACGATGGCTCGTTAGACGAGATACAGTCGCAAAAGGTAGCAGAAGAAACGCCGAGTCCTCATTTGCAGGATCATCAATATGGACAAACTCCTTGCTATCAAGTATCCAGGAAGCCAACTCAACCACCACCTAGAACCGAG CAGATATCGGTACAGGCGGTTAAAAGAAGACTGAATTTGGAGGTTGGAACAACGGGAGCTAGTCATTCTACGTTCAAAGCACCTAGAGGTAAACGTAGAAGATCTGGATCAAATTCTATAGCCGGTCATACGCCTACGAAAA GTAAAACTGTGGAAAGAACACGTTACGACACATCGTTGAGTTTACTTACGAAAAAGTTCATACACTTGGTCGAAAGTAGTCAAGATGGTGTAGTCGATTTAAACGTAGCGTCTGAAAAGTTGGAGGTACAAAAGCGTCGTATATACGATATCACGAATGTATTAGAAGGCATTGGAATtttagagaagaaaagtaaaaacaatATACAATGGAA gGGTGGTCAGCTACCCAACGACAGGAACGATATCGCTACGCTAAGGAAAGAATTAGCGGACTTAGAAGCTAAAGAGAATACCCTAGATCGATTAATACATGGTGCTGATAAAAATCTTAGGGAACTCTGTGCGGATAGGCAATATGCTTACGTAACGTATCATGATTTACGTTCAGTCCCAATGTACAAAGACCAAGCGATAATGGCGGTTAAGGCACCACCAGAAGCTACTCTTCATGTCCCTCAACCTATTAACAGTCTCGGTCAACAGAAG ctaCAAATGCACATGAGGTCGTCACACGGAGAAATCGAAGTATTTCTATGCCCAGACGATCCAACTGTTAAATCTCCTACTCCTGGGTATGCGACGACACCAACACCgacaccaacaccaacaccgACACCGACACCAACATCAACACCaccgacaacaacgacgacgacgacgcgatCCGTGCCTTCTGTAAAAGAATCGGAAGTACCTTATCTCCCTCCGGAACTTTTAGTCAACGGAGTTACCGAAGTTCGTGTCAAACAAGAACCTAATCCGGAAGTTAGTGTTCTAAATAGTTGTACGAGTATGCCGTCTACGTCGAACGAGGTTACTACCAGTATAGCGGGTATGAGGGACGCATTGCTCTGCGAATCGGATGATTATGGACCAATGGGCGGTGGCAAGTTCCAGCTTCAAACAGAGGACCAAATTGACGCTACAG ACATGAACAACAACgataaatga
- the LOC127068915 gene encoding serine/threonine-protein kinase SIK2-like, producing the protein MDTGTGQSKKQIRVGFYDIEGTIGKGNFAVVKLARHRITKTEVAIKIIDKTQLDPTNLEKVYREVEIMKQLEHPHIVKLYQVMETKNMIYMVCEYASKGEIFDYIAQYGRMGEPRARATFAQILSAVEYCHATGIAHRDLKAENLLLDAQMNVKIADFGFSNRFAPGERLSTWCGSPPYAAPEVFRGKHYAGPEIDVWSLGVVLYVLVCGALPFDGSTLQSLRDRVLSGRFRIPYFMSTDCESLIRKMLVLEPAKRYTIPQIKRHRWMAGSADTVCSAIITRSSPSIQEPNEQILRLMHSLGIDITRTRQSLGNSSYDHHAAIYFLLLERLKQHRVSSTTNNICWPTVARSKEDKFKSRTRDDVSRGGKRFSSTSSSTDEGCCSAEGDLEEGPSGDELREAQIKLEEHRLGLDHDISQRIDSQIVNRRLSDYQQHFDSPLMDPIDPPSRTTLFLAGGSGSSSSDLFESSFDSGCPPDYTGANCFTSSLPSCTPPPPKSPSPITGRISRASQGRRASDGGPRLLFCQQGGGDRPTTRQRSIQDSGKAKGHLDLVHLRPPSTPPQNQPQFKIRGDSGTQLQLLVQQRMLQQKRNLYHRHRAGGSPTPIPVSTNTTSRRIDHVSRQDSYKMAQRTQILPPLSQGHVDPDFDRDRKREEERWKSLPSRLAADCQLAERTLLWSQQVGLGGGASYLPPGSVGGFLWPTTNNTHSTIFENAGDPME; encoded by the exons atggaTACTGGAACTGGTCAGAGTAAAAAGCAAATCCGTGTGGGTTTCTATGACATAGAAGGAACTATCGGTAAGGGAAACTTTGCCGTGGTGAAATTAGCTAGGCATAGGATCACCAAAACCGAG gTGGCAATCAAGATAATCGATAAGACACAACTAGATCCTACTAATCTGGAAAAAGTTTATAGAGAAGTTGAAATAATGAAGCAACTAGAACATCCTcatattgttaaattatatcaaGTTATGGAAactaaaaatatgatatatatg GTATGTGAATACGCAAGTAAAGGAGAGATATTCGATTACATAGCACAATATGGAAGAATGGGAGAACCACGGGCTCGGGCAACGTTTGCCCAAATCCTATCCGCTGTTGAATATTGCCATGCGACAGGCATAGCTCACAGAGATTTGAAGGCTGAAAATTTGCTCTTAGATGCTCAAATGAACGTTAAGATCGCAGATTTTGGTTTTAGCAATAGATTTGCACCAGGAGAACGATTAAGTACGTGGTGTGGAAGCCCTCCTTATGCTGCTCCAGAAGTATTTAGAGGAAAACATTATGCTGGTCCAGAAATTGACGTTTGG aGCTTAGGCGTTGTGTTATATGTATTAGTATGCGGTGCACTGCCCTTTGATGGATCTACTCTTCAATCTTTAAGAGATCGCGTGTTGAGCGGTAGATTTCGTATTCCATATTTTATGAGCACAG aTTGCGAGAGTCTTATACGTAAAATGTTAGTTTTGGAACCTGCGAAACGATACACGATTCCACAGATCAAAAGGCATCGTTGGATGGCAGGTTCAGCAGATACTGTTTGCTCTGCTATTATAACGAGATCATCACCGTCTATTCAAGAACCTAATGAACAAATACTTCGACTTATGCATAGTTTAGGCATAGATATTACACGAACTAGACAG tCGTTAGGAAATAGCAGTTACGATCATCACGCtgctatttatttcttattacttgAAAGATTAAAGCAACATCGTGTTAGCAGTACgacgaataatatttgttGGCCCACAGTTGCTAgatcgaaagaagataaatttaaGTCAAG AACAAGGGACGATGTAAGCAGAGGAGGTAAACGGTTCAGTTCAACGAGCTCTTCGACCGATGAAGGTTGTTGCAGTGCAGAAGGAGATCTAGAAGAAGGACCAAGCGGTGACGAGTTGAGAGAAGCACAGATTAAATTAGAAGAGCACAGGCTTGGCCTAGACCATGACATCAGCCAACGAATCGACAGTCAAATTGTCAATCGAAGATTAAGCGATTACCAACAACATTTTGATAGTCCACTTATGGATCCTATTGATCCTCCTAGTCGAACGACGTTGTTTCTTGCTGGTGGTAGCGGCAGCTCATCGTCCGATCTTTTCGAATCTAGTTTTGATTCTGGTTGTCCACCAGATTATACAGGGGCAAATTGTTTTACTAGTAGTTTACCTTCTTGCACTCCACCGCCACCTAAAAGTCCCTCTCCGATAACTGGTAGAATATCGCGAGCTTCACAAGGACGCAGAGCATCCGACGGTGGACCAAGATTACTTTTTTGTCAGCAAGGAGGTGGTGATAGACCTACTACAAGGCAACGAAGTATTCAAG ATTCAGGTAAAGCAAAGGGTCATTTAGATCTTGTACATCTGAGACCACCCTCTACGCCACCTCAAAATCAACCGCAATTTAAAATCCGCGGAGATTCCGGTACCCAGTTACAACTTCTGGTACAACAACGTATGTTACAACagaaacgaaatttatatCACAGACACCGTGCCGGTGGAAGCCCAACTCCGATTCCAGTATCAACCAATACTACTAGTAGACGTATCGATCATGTATCGCGACAAGATAGTTATAAAATGGCTCAGAGAACGCAAATATTACCACCTTTATCTCAGGGACACGTCGATCCTGATTTTGATAGAGATAGGaagcgagaagaagaaagatggaagagcTTACCATCTCGCTTAGCGGCCGATTGTCAGTTAGCTGAACGGACGCTCTTATGGAGTCAACAG GTCGGACTAGGTGGAGGGGCATCATACTTGCCACCCGGCAGTGTTGGGGGGTTCTTGTGGCCCACTACGAACAACACGCATTCAACCATTTTTGAAAATGCTGGGGATCCAATGGAATGA
- the LOC127068929 gene encoding circadian clock-controlled protein daywake-like: protein MAFHSFSVVFAIAITYLFVIVAGQVKLPADVKTCKRGTDDYSSCLRLAIQESWPIFVKGIPELDVPTLDPFYNEYGVYEFGSNEVHGKIEGSNIYFYGMNNIKFLAVRPEYTDDQFKLEIDWVLPKCFLEGEYNIDANLVNFKLGGKGYFNVSLEDVKVTWEINGPVKDDRWVIEHFIPNPQVGKLKFWCSDLFNGNEQLTKSAIGFVNEFWPTIYRGMFPYIKKIWDELFTDYINRIFSKLSFNEVFPSA, encoded by the exons ATGGCGTTCCATTCGTTCAGCGTCGTCTTTGCGATCGCGATCACGTATCTCTTCGTTATTGTTGCCGGTCAAGTCAAACTTC CTGCTGATGTTAAGACATGCAAAAGAGGTACAGATGATTATTCGTCTTGTTTGAGATTAGCTATTCAAGAATCATGGCCTATATTTGTTAAAG GTATTCCCGAACTTGATGTACCTACCTTGGATCCTTTCTACAACGAATATGGAGTATATGAATTTGGAAGTAACGAAGTACATGGGAAAATAGAAGgttctaatatttatttttacggtATGAACAACATAAAATTTTTGGCGGTCAGACCGGAATATACGGACGATCAATTCAAATTGGAAATCGATTGGGTTTTACCTAAGTGCTTCCTTGAAGGAGAATATAACATTGATGCTAATTTGGTCAATTTCAAACTTGGTGGCAAag GATATTTCAACGTAAGTTTGGAGGATGTAAAGGTAACTTGGGAGATAAATGGTCCAGTCAAAGACGACAGATGGGTCATCGAACATTTTATTCCAAACCCACAAGTCGGTAAACTCAAATTTTGGTGTAGCGATCTTTTCAATGGCAATGAGCAATTAA ccAAATCCGCTATCGGATTTGTTAATGAATTCTGGCCAACGATTTATCGTGGAATGTTtccatatattaaaaaaatatgggaCGAATTATTTACCGattatataaatcgtatattCTCCAAACTCTCCTTCAACGAAGTCTTTCCTTCggcgtaa
- the LOC127068919 gene encoding transcription factor E2F2 isoform X1 — MPRVRRQVVLEDPARPVTPDMMETKLLKTEYLDDGSLDEIQSQKVAEETPSPHLQDHQYGQTPCYQVSRKPTQPPPRTEQISVQAVKRRLNLEVGTTGASHSTFKAPRGKRRRSGSNSIAGHTPTKSKTVERTRYDTSLSLLTKKFIHLVESSQDGVVDLNVASEKLEVQKRRIYDITNVLEGIGILEKKSKNNIQWKGGQLPNDRNDIATLRKELADLEAKENTLDRLIHGADKNLRELCADRQYAYVTYHDLRSVPMYKDQAIMAVKAPPEATLHVPQPINSLGQQKLQMHMRSSHGEIEVFLCPDDPTVKSPTPGYATTPTPTPTPTPTPTPTSTPPTTTTTTTRSVPSVKESEVPYLPPELLVNGVTEVRVKQEPNPEVSVLNSCTSMPSTSNEVTTSIAGMRDALLCESDDYGPMGGGKFQLQTEDQIDATDLSILDFGEHLLSLEPPLSESDYSFSLGTEEGLSDLFDYTF, encoded by the exons atgccACGAGTACGAAGACAGGTCGTCCTGGAGGACCCGGCCAGGCCTGTAACGCCGGATATGATGGAAACAAAGTTGT TGAAAACAGAATATCTGGACGATGGCTCGTTAGACGAGATACAGTCGCAAAAGGTAGCAGAAGAAACGCCGAGTCCTCATTTGCAGGATCATCAATATGGACAAACTCCTTGCTATCAAGTATCCAGGAAGCCAACTCAACCACCACCTAGAACCGAG CAGATATCGGTACAGGCGGTTAAAAGAAGACTGAATTTGGAGGTTGGAACAACGGGAGCTAGTCATTCTACGTTCAAAGCACCTAGAGGTAAACGTAGAAGATCTGGATCAAATTCTATAGCCGGTCATACGCCTACGAAAA GTAAAACTGTGGAAAGAACACGTTACGACACATCGTTGAGTTTACTTACGAAAAAGTTCATACACTTGGTCGAAAGTAGTCAAGATGGTGTAGTCGATTTAAACGTAGCGTCTGAAAAGTTGGAGGTACAAAAGCGTCGTATATACGATATCACGAATGTATTAGAAGGCATTGGAATtttagagaagaaaagtaaaaacaatATACAATGGAA gGGTGGTCAGCTACCCAACGACAGGAACGATATCGCTACGCTAAGGAAAGAATTAGCGGACTTAGAAGCTAAAGAGAATACCCTAGATCGATTAATACATGGTGCTGATAAAAATCTTAGGGAACTCTGTGCGGATAGGCAATATGCTTACGTAACGTATCATGATTTACGTTCAGTCCCAATGTACAAAGACCAAGCGATAATGGCGGTTAAGGCACCACCAGAAGCTACTCTTCATGTCCCTCAACCTATTAACAGTCTCGGTCAACAGAAG ctaCAAATGCACATGAGGTCGTCACACGGAGAAATCGAAGTATTTCTATGCCCAGACGATCCAACTGTTAAATCTCCTACTCCTGGGTATGCGACGACACCAACACCgacaccaacaccaacaccgACACCGACACCAACATCAACACCaccgacaacaacgacgacgacgacgcgatCCGTGCCTTCTGTAAAAGAATCGGAAGTACCTTATCTCCCTCCGGAACTTTTAGTCAACGGAGTTACCGAAGTTCGTGTCAAACAAGAACCTAATCCGGAAGTTAGTGTTCTAAATAGTTGTACGAGTATGCCGTCTACGTCGAACGAGGTTACTACCAGTATAGCGGGTATGAGGGACGCATTGCTCTGCGAATCGGATGATTATGGACCAATGGGCGGTGGCAAGTTCCAGCTTCAAACAGAGGACCAAATTGACGCTACAG ATTTAAGCATTCTCGATTTTGGGGAACACCTGCTATCTTTGGAGCCACCATTATCTGAAAGTGACTACTCGTTCTCGTTAGGCACAGAGGAGGGTCTATCGGATCTCTTCGATTACACGTTCTAG
- the LOC127068931 gene encoding uncharacterized protein LOC127068931, protein MLRKNQLIEFLFVVNIMTTFSTESSPEYVKQCSRKDPKLKSCLIDSLHHLKPYLKDGIPEIELPSVEPFRMDELTLSLTGGTNGYKVQLRELYVRGASNYTVEDIQLGSPFEAVIRMPALVLDAQYTSSGVLIILPASGNGTFHARFDDVRALVKGLVSTKIRDDKTYLNVEKLDVELGVKNVNMRVRKIYRNNRILTEATNLFLRENGQEVLKAMEPQLKRKLSVLFAGIVNQLLRHVPVETFLLP, encoded by the exons ATGTTGAGAAAAAATCAACTTATAGAATTCCTATTCGTCGTGAATATTATGACGACATTTTCAACGGAATCAAGCC CCGAATACGTGAAGCAATGTTCCAGGAAAGATCCTAAATTAAAAAGTTGCCTGATCGATTCCCTTCATCATCTTAAACCTTATTTAAAGGATGGCATACCAGAAATTGAGTTACCTTCTGTGGAACCTTTTCGT ATGGATGAGctgactctctctctgacAGGTGGTACAAACGGTTACAAGGTTCAATTGCGAGAACTTTATGTAAGGGGAGCGAGTAACTATACAGTCGAGGACATTCAACTAGGCTCACCCTTCGAAGCTGTCATTAGAATGCCAGCCCTTGTACTTGACGCTCAATACACCAG TTCCGGTGTATTGATCATTCTCCCAGCAAGTGGAAACGGTACCTTCCATGCTCGTTTTGATGACGTACGAGCCCTCGTGAAGGGTTTAGTATCAACAAAAATTCGTGACGATAAAACTTATTTGAACGTCGAAAAATTAGACGTCGAGCTCGGTGTGAAAAACGTTAACATGAGAGTAAGAAAGATCTATAGGAACAATAGAATATTAA cGGAGGCAACCAATCTATTCTTGCGAGAGAACGGACAGGAAGTTTTGAAAGCGATGGAGCCACAACTGAAAAGGAAACTATCAGTTCTATTTGCAGGAATTGTCAATCAGCTGTTACGTCACGTGCCTGTCGAGACGTTCCTATTACCCTGA